Proteins found in one Gemmatimonadota bacterium genomic segment:
- a CDS encoding carboxypeptidase regulatory-like domain-containing protein encodes MLCLFLFVVSADGTEAQQVVYGTVTERGSGQPIEGAMVVLLRGDQVVTRVLSTANGSFTMTVRRPGRYELRVDRIGYSSTFSEAFDVASGATVERRIETAVRPVRLRGLDVSGDRRCEVRPAGGLATATVWEEVRKALAAATWTSERELYRFAWIHYVRDLDAETQQVLDEERTRRRYFTPQPFESVDPDTLAAYGFVREQSGEVLYSAPDAAVLLSDSFLDGHCFALDHKSEDGRGFVGLRFEPIPARRLPDVRGVLWVDEENGRLESLEYEYVNLGRRAAVQGDDASGRMFFRELPNGTWIVEEWSIRMPRLVDIRDEFGRTRRYDVRGYVEEGGSVTRITTSAGVALNGTRTAIYGTVTDSVGGPAEGARVWIVGTDLEALTDAEGVFRFEDVGVGTWSLRASHPALAQLGHSGSIANVTVARDRVRQVRLGLPSISSFVYDRCRSSGSVDAESVILIGRVVHSDGAPAPHAAIRVVWTQAQGTYRRSFEGYGTDADSIGVFTVCEVPSGSSVIATASAGDELSGATELSLPDVAGVVPIEIGLARSIDAPIPTTREETSIDAGEEAAWLASVGFDLREDRALLHRTKREMIDLGYDTLLQVLSEIPRLEARLLITGEMVFRLHPTTEWSRFSDVDDSCELDFYLNGSLVRQRIDDIWEVQIHRMLEPRVVTGIEVFEGSSSPVGAPEDCGYILLWVTRLRHRDDPDFTGTVRGRVLGLGDLIPADSVVLRIQPGLAEARLDDQGRFDFGPLPPAVYVIEASIPDWGTWSTQIELRARAAVDVVIEVVSRLRGRDRSRSADLDRNPG; translated from the coding sequence ATGCTGTGCCTCTTTTTGTTCGTAGTGTCCGCCGACGGCACGGAGGCTCAGCAGGTCGTATACGGCACCGTGACCGAGCGTGGCTCTGGGCAGCCTATCGAGGGGGCGATGGTCGTTCTGCTCCGTGGCGACCAAGTCGTCACGCGCGTCCTTTCTACCGCGAACGGCTCATTCACGATGACCGTCCGTCGGCCCGGACGGTACGAGCTACGCGTCGACCGGATCGGGTATTCCAGCACCTTCTCCGAGGCGTTTGACGTCGCGTCCGGCGCCACGGTTGAACGCAGAATCGAGACAGCTGTCCGGCCGGTAAGGCTGAGGGGTCTGGACGTGTCCGGTGACCGTCGCTGCGAGGTGCGACCTGCGGGCGGACTCGCGACCGCGACCGTATGGGAGGAGGTCCGCAAGGCATTGGCCGCGGCCACGTGGACCTCCGAGCGCGAGCTATACCGCTTCGCATGGATACACTATGTCCGCGATCTGGACGCAGAGACCCAGCAAGTCCTGGATGAGGAGCGGACGCGGAGAAGGTACTTCACGCCGCAGCCGTTCGAGAGTGTGGATCCCGACACTCTCGCGGCCTACGGCTTCGTACGAGAGCAGTCGGGTGAAGTGCTCTACTCTGCTCCCGATGCCGCCGTCCTGCTGTCGGATTCGTTTCTCGACGGTCATTGCTTCGCTCTCGATCACAAGTCAGAGGACGGACGAGGGTTCGTCGGCCTGCGTTTCGAGCCTATCCCAGCTCGGAGGCTGCCGGACGTGAGGGGTGTGCTTTGGGTGGACGAAGAGAACGGGCGTCTCGAGTCGTTGGAGTACGAGTACGTCAACCTCGGCCGTAGAGCGGCGGTCCAGGGCGACGACGCGAGCGGGCGCATGTTCTTCCGCGAGCTGCCCAACGGCACATGGATCGTGGAAGAGTGGAGTATCCGGATGCCTCGACTCGTCGACATCCGGGACGAGTTTGGGCGAACGCGACGCTATGACGTACGGGGATACGTCGAAGAAGGGGGTTCGGTAACGCGAATCACGACCTCGGCCGGTGTAGCCTTGAACGGAACACGGACCGCCATCTACGGAACCGTCACGGACAGTGTGGGGGGCCCGGCCGAGGGGGCGCGCGTGTGGATCGTGGGCACTGATCTCGAGGCTCTGACCGATGCTGAGGGAGTCTTTCGGTTCGAGGACGTCGGCGTAGGCACCTGGTCTCTACGCGCCTCACACCCTGCGCTGGCCCAGCTCGGTCACTCGGGCAGTATCGCAAACGTCACGGTCGCGCGTGACAGGGTTCGCCAAGTGCGGCTGGGGCTCCCGTCGATCAGTTCCTTCGTCTATGACCGGTGCCGGAGTTCGGGATCTGTCGACGCCGAGAGCGTGATTCTGATCGGGAGAGTAGTCCACTCTGACGGGGCGCCCGCCCCACATGCCGCGATACGGGTGGTCTGGACCCAGGCGCAGGGCACGTACCGACGCAGCTTTGAGGGCTACGGCACGGACGCGGACAGCATCGGCGTGTTCACTGTGTGCGAAGTGCCAAGCGGTAGCAGTGTGATCGCGACCGCATCGGCTGGAGATGAGCTGTCTGGCGCCACAGAGCTCTCGCTCCCAGACGTCGCCGGTGTAGTGCCGATCGAGATTGGTCTTGCACGCTCGATCGATGCCCCGATCCCTACGACCCGTGAGGAGACATCTATCGACGCCGGAGAGGAGGCTGCCTGGCTGGCATCGGTAGGCTTCGATCTGCGTGAGGACCGAGCTCTACTGCACCGAACCAAGAGGGAGATGATCGACCTTGGCTACGACACTCTGCTACAGGTGTTGAGCGAGATTCCCCGACTGGAGGCCAGGCTGCTGATCACTGGAGAGATGGTATTCCGACTCCACCCGACCACCGAGTGGTCACGGTTCTCCGATGTCGACGACAGCTGTGAACTGGACTTCTACCTGAACGGGAGCCTCGTCCGGCAACGAATTGACGACATTTGGGAAGTCCAAATCCATCGGATGTTGGAGCCCCGGGTCGTAACCGGGATTGAGGTCTTCGAGGGCTCCTCATCACCGGTTGGGGCACCGGAAGATTGCGGCTACATCCTGCTTTGGGTGACGCGCCTTCGGCACCGCGATGATCCGGACTTCACGGGGACCGTGCGAGGTCGTGTTCTCGGCCTTGGGGATCTGATCCCAGCGGACAGCGTCGTGTTGCGAATACAGCCGGGCCTTGCGGAAGCCCGGTTGGACGATCAGGGCCGCTTCGATTTCGGCCCGTTGCCTCCTGCCGTCTATGTGATCGAGGCGAGCATTCCGGACTGGGGAACGTGGAGCACACAGATAGAGCTGCGCGCGCGCGCGGCGGTGGACGTGGTGATCGAAGTTGTGTCGCGTCTCCGTGGGCGGGACCGGAGTCGATCAGCTGATCTGGATCGCAATCCCGGATGA